Proteins encoded together in one Lathyrus oleraceus cultivar Zhongwan6 chromosome 5, CAAS_Psat_ZW6_1.0, whole genome shotgun sequence window:
- the LOC127086786 gene encoding peptidyl-prolyl cis-trans isomerase CYP95 isoform X1, whose protein sequence is MKAMAKKKNPLVFMDVSIDGDPVERMVFELFYDVAPKTAENFRALCTGERGIGPNTGKSLHYKGSFFHRVIKGSIVKGGDFVNRNGTGGESIYGSNFQDESPRLKHDAPGLLTMAIVDRDTLGSHFIITLKADHHLDRKHVVFGKLVEGQQVLRRIEDVGDDEGHPTVTVKIIYCGEYNEDGKKVNKSKVGKGKHKRSAKDRRKKRRYSSSESESSLDSDTESSETDSDSDSDTSSSTDTSSSSDDRRKKRKRSKKDKYKRDKKRDKRRDKRRKRLDKRSKRRSKRESGSESDSESDSSSDSESLDTLQKGLKRKDRSQKKAEVTSSPVVGKDVPTIHHKKEEAGMPEGKPKIIKENGERHTNGTGAAYRSERSEEMQPDVMDDHLGKYRSRSISPKRPTSRSMSISPGRSRSKSRSITPKRRMSKSPHVSRSPPRPSRMSLSRSPVRSIDRSPVRSIDRSPVRSIDRSSDRSIGRSPRRSIINRSPVRSRKGRNVSRSPVIARPLKSVSKSPVRSRRGKSSRASSRKTISRSPVRSSRKSISRSPIRLPSRSVSRSPVRVSRKSVSRSPIRSPARSLSRSPVRVSRKSVSRSPVRSRVRSLSRSPVRVSRKSVSRSPVRSRVRSLSRSSGRVPSKRSNSRSPVRAPSRSNRRSYSRSPSPVRRRTPRGGNLSRSASPDASPKRIRRGRGFSERYSYARRYRTPSRSPVRSNRYNGRIDRDRFSSYRRYSPRRFRSPPPRGRTPPRYRKRSRTLSVSPSPRHQGRRYSRSRSPILTRSPVRSTSPNRSRPSRVERHSSFSRSRSRSLPKSRSSVESPSPQKVSRDRRSKSSSKSPDGKKGLVSYGDGSPDSG, encoded by the exons ATGAAGGCTATGGCAAAGAAAAAGAATCCCCTGGTGTTTATGGATGTGTCTATTGATGGGGATCCTGTTGAAAGGATGGTTTTCGAG CTTTTCTACGATGTTGCTCCGAAGACGGCAGAAAATTTCCGTGCATTATGTACAG GAGAGAGAGGTATCGGTCCAAATACTGGAAAATCGCTGCACTACAAGGGTTCTTTCTTCCATCGTGTTATAAAAGGCTCCATTGTGAAG GGTGGTGATTTTGTCAATCGTAATG GGACTGGTGGAGAAAGCATATATGGTTCAAACTTCCAAG ATGAGTCGCCTAGGCTAAAGCATGACGCTCCAGGTCTTTTAACTATGGCAATTGTTGACCGTGACACACTCGGGTCTCATTTTATTATCACTTTGAAAGCTGATCATCATCTTGATAG GAAGCATGTAGTTTTTGGGAAGCTTGTTGAAGGGCAACAAGTATTGAGGAGAATTGAAGATGTGGGTGATGATGAAGGACATCCAACTGTCACTGTTAAAATTATTTATTGTGGTGAATATAACGAGG ATGGGAAGAAAGTAAACAAATCAAAAGTAGGAAAGGGAAAGCACAAAAGATCTGCAAAAGACAGAAGGAAAAAGAGAAGATACAGCTCTTCTGAATCGGAGAGTTCTTTGGATTCAGACACAGAATCTTCAGAAACTGACAGTGATTCTGACTCAGATACATCCTCATCAACTGATACAAGTTCCTCTAGTGATGATAGACGAAAAAAGAGGAAGAGATCTAAGAAAGACAAATATAAACGTGACAAAAAGAGAGATAAACGCCGTGACAAAAGGCGGAAAAGACTAGATAAGAGATCGAAGCGTAGATCAAAAAG GGAATCTGGCAGTGAATCAGACAGTGAGAGTGACAGTAGCTCTGACAGTGAAAGTCTTGATACTCTTCAGAAAGGGCTGAAGCGAAAAGATCGTTCTCAGAAGAAAG CTGAAGTTACGTCTTCCCCAGTGGTGGGGAAAGATGTACCTACCATTCATCATAAAAAGGAAGAGGCAGGTATGCCCGAGGGTAAACCAAAAATAATAAAGGAAAATGGAGAGCGGCATACCAATGGTACTGGAGCTGCGTATAGATCTGAGAGAAGTGAAGAGATGCAGCCTGATGTGATGGATGATCATTTGGGCAAATATAG GAGTCGAAGCATAAGTCCTAAGCGACCCACGAGTAGGAGCATGAGTATTAGTCCCGGGAGGAGTAGAAGCAAGAGCCGTAGTATTACTCCGAAAAGAAGAATGAGCAAAAGCCCACATGTTAGTAGAAGCCCTCCTCGCCCATCAAGGATGAGTTTGAGCAGGAGTCCTGTCAGGAGCATCGACAGGAGTCCTGTCAGGAGCATCGACAGGAGTCCTGTCAGGAGCATCGACAGGAGTTCTGATAGAAGCATTGGTAGGAGTCCAAGAAGAAGCATCATCAACAGGAGCCCAGTGAGAAGCAGAAAGGGGAGAAATGTTAGTAGAAGTCCTGTTATAGCTCGTCCTCTTAAAAGTGTCAGCAAGAGCCCTGTTAGATCCCGCCGGGGCAAGAGTTCTAGAGCATCATCAAGAAAAACAATCAGTAGAAGCCCTGTAAGATCGTCAAGAAAGAGCATAAGTCGCAGTCCAATTAGATTGCCTTCAAGAAGCGTAAGCAGAAGCCCTGTAAGAGTGTCAAGAAAGAGTGTAAGTCGTAGTCCAATTAGATCACCTGCAAGGAGCTTAAGCAGAAGCCCTGTAAGAGTGTCAAGAAAGAGTGTAAGTCGTAGTCCAGTTAGATCACGGGTAAGAAGCTTAAGCAGAAGCCCTGTGAGAGTGTCAAGAAAGAGTGTAAGTCGTAGTCCAGTTAGATCACGGGTAAGAAgcttaagcagaagctctggtAGGGTCCCTTCGAAGAGAAGCAACAGCAGAAGTCCTGTCAGAGCACCTAGTAGAAGCAATCGCCGCAGTTATTCTAGGAGTCCTAGCCCTGTACGTAGGAGGACACCTCGTGGGGGTAATTTGTCTAGGAGTGCTTCACCCGATGCTTCACCAAAGCGTATCAGAAGGGGAAGAGGTTTCAGCGAGCGATACTCCTATGCAAGAAGGTATAGAACACCTTCTCGGTCTCCGGTGAGGTCAAACCGGTACAATGGTAGAATTGATCGCGACAG ATTTTCAAGTTACAGAAGGTATTCTCCCAGGCGTTTCAGAAGCCCACCACCTCGTGGAAGAACTCCTCCAAG GTACCGAAAGAGGAGCAGAACGCTATCTGTGTCACCCAGTCCACGCCACCAAGGTCGGCGATATAGCAGAAGCCGCAGCCCAATTCTCACTCGCTCTCCAGTTCGGAGTACTTCCCCCAATCGATCACGCCCCTCTCGTGTAGAAAGGCATTCATCATTTTCTCGGAGCAGAAGCAGGAGTTTACCCAAGTCCAGGTCTTCTGTAGAATCACCATCTCCACAAAAAGTAAGTCGAGATAGAAGGTCAAAGTCATCATCCAAAAGCCCAGATGGAAAGAAAGGCTTGGTATCATATGGCGATGGTTCTCCTGACTCAGGCTAA
- the LOC127086786 gene encoding peptidyl-prolyl cis-trans isomerase CYP95 isoform X2 gives MLSELQALFHLHVSCDDGTGGESIYGSNFQDESPRLKHDAPGLLTMAIVDRDTLGSHFIITLKADHHLDRKHVVFGKLVEGQQVLRRIEDVGDDEGHPTVTVKIIYCGEYNEDGKKVNKSKVGKGKHKRSAKDRRKKRRYSSSESESSLDSDTESSETDSDSDSDTSSSTDTSSSSDDRRKKRKRSKKDKYKRDKKRDKRRDKRRKRLDKRSKRRSKRESGSESDSESDSSSDSESLDTLQKGLKRKDRSQKKAEVTSSPVVGKDVPTIHHKKEEAGMPEGKPKIIKENGERHTNGTGAAYRSERSEEMQPDVMDDHLGKYRSRSISPKRPTSRSMSISPGRSRSKSRSITPKRRMSKSPHVSRSPPRPSRMSLSRSPVRSIDRSPVRSIDRSPVRSIDRSSDRSIGRSPRRSIINRSPVRSRKGRNVSRSPVIARPLKSVSKSPVRSRRGKSSRASSRKTISRSPVRSSRKSISRSPIRLPSRSVSRSPVRVSRKSVSRSPIRSPARSLSRSPVRVSRKSVSRSPVRSRVRSLSRSPVRVSRKSVSRSPVRSRVRSLSRSSGRVPSKRSNSRSPVRAPSRSNRRSYSRSPSPVRRRTPRGGNLSRSASPDASPKRIRRGRGFSERYSYARRYRTPSRSPVRSNRYNGRIDRDRFSSYRRYSPRRFRSPPPRGRTPPRYRKRSRTLSVSPSPRHQGRRYSRSRSPILTRSPVRSTSPNRSRPSRVERHSSFSRSRSRSLPKSRSSVESPSPQKVSRDRRSKSSSKSPDGKKGLVSYGDGSPDSG, from the exons ATG TTGTCCGAGTTGCAAGCCTTGTTCCATTTGCATGTTTCCTGTGACGATG GGACTGGTGGAGAAAGCATATATGGTTCAAACTTCCAAG ATGAGTCGCCTAGGCTAAAGCATGACGCTCCAGGTCTTTTAACTATGGCAATTGTTGACCGTGACACACTCGGGTCTCATTTTATTATCACTTTGAAAGCTGATCATCATCTTGATAG GAAGCATGTAGTTTTTGGGAAGCTTGTTGAAGGGCAACAAGTATTGAGGAGAATTGAAGATGTGGGTGATGATGAAGGACATCCAACTGTCACTGTTAAAATTATTTATTGTGGTGAATATAACGAGG ATGGGAAGAAAGTAAACAAATCAAAAGTAGGAAAGGGAAAGCACAAAAGATCTGCAAAAGACAGAAGGAAAAAGAGAAGATACAGCTCTTCTGAATCGGAGAGTTCTTTGGATTCAGACACAGAATCTTCAGAAACTGACAGTGATTCTGACTCAGATACATCCTCATCAACTGATACAAGTTCCTCTAGTGATGATAGACGAAAAAAGAGGAAGAGATCTAAGAAAGACAAATATAAACGTGACAAAAAGAGAGATAAACGCCGTGACAAAAGGCGGAAAAGACTAGATAAGAGATCGAAGCGTAGATCAAAAAG GGAATCTGGCAGTGAATCAGACAGTGAGAGTGACAGTAGCTCTGACAGTGAAAGTCTTGATACTCTTCAGAAAGGGCTGAAGCGAAAAGATCGTTCTCAGAAGAAAG CTGAAGTTACGTCTTCCCCAGTGGTGGGGAAAGATGTACCTACCATTCATCATAAAAAGGAAGAGGCAGGTATGCCCGAGGGTAAACCAAAAATAATAAAGGAAAATGGAGAGCGGCATACCAATGGTACTGGAGCTGCGTATAGATCTGAGAGAAGTGAAGAGATGCAGCCTGATGTGATGGATGATCATTTGGGCAAATATAG GAGTCGAAGCATAAGTCCTAAGCGACCCACGAGTAGGAGCATGAGTATTAGTCCCGGGAGGAGTAGAAGCAAGAGCCGTAGTATTACTCCGAAAAGAAGAATGAGCAAAAGCCCACATGTTAGTAGAAGCCCTCCTCGCCCATCAAGGATGAGTTTGAGCAGGAGTCCTGTCAGGAGCATCGACAGGAGTCCTGTCAGGAGCATCGACAGGAGTCCTGTCAGGAGCATCGACAGGAGTTCTGATAGAAGCATTGGTAGGAGTCCAAGAAGAAGCATCATCAACAGGAGCCCAGTGAGAAGCAGAAAGGGGAGAAATGTTAGTAGAAGTCCTGTTATAGCTCGTCCTCTTAAAAGTGTCAGCAAGAGCCCTGTTAGATCCCGCCGGGGCAAGAGTTCTAGAGCATCATCAAGAAAAACAATCAGTAGAAGCCCTGTAAGATCGTCAAGAAAGAGCATAAGTCGCAGTCCAATTAGATTGCCTTCAAGAAGCGTAAGCAGAAGCCCTGTAAGAGTGTCAAGAAAGAGTGTAAGTCGTAGTCCAATTAGATCACCTGCAAGGAGCTTAAGCAGAAGCCCTGTAAGAGTGTCAAGAAAGAGTGTAAGTCGTAGTCCAGTTAGATCACGGGTAAGAAGCTTAAGCAGAAGCCCTGTGAGAGTGTCAAGAAAGAGTGTAAGTCGTAGTCCAGTTAGATCACGGGTAAGAAgcttaagcagaagctctggtAGGGTCCCTTCGAAGAGAAGCAACAGCAGAAGTCCTGTCAGAGCACCTAGTAGAAGCAATCGCCGCAGTTATTCTAGGAGTCCTAGCCCTGTACGTAGGAGGACACCTCGTGGGGGTAATTTGTCTAGGAGTGCTTCACCCGATGCTTCACCAAAGCGTATCAGAAGGGGAAGAGGTTTCAGCGAGCGATACTCCTATGCAAGAAGGTATAGAACACCTTCTCGGTCTCCGGTGAGGTCAAACCGGTACAATGGTAGAATTGATCGCGACAG ATTTTCAAGTTACAGAAGGTATTCTCCCAGGCGTTTCAGAAGCCCACCACCTCGTGGAAGAACTCCTCCAAG GTACCGAAAGAGGAGCAGAACGCTATCTGTGTCACCCAGTCCACGCCACCAAGGTCGGCGATATAGCAGAAGCCGCAGCCCAATTCTCACTCGCTCTCCAGTTCGGAGTACTTCCCCCAATCGATCACGCCCCTCTCGTGTAGAAAGGCATTCATCATTTTCTCGGAGCAGAAGCAGGAGTTTACCCAAGTCCAGGTCTTCTGTAGAATCACCATCTCCACAAAAAGTAAGTCGAGATAGAAGGTCAAAGTCATCATCCAAAAGCCCAGATGGAAAGAAAGGCTTGGTATCATATGGCGATGGTTCTCCTGACTCAGGCTAA
- the LOC127086786 gene encoding peptidyl-prolyl cis-trans isomerase CYP95 isoform X3 encodes MAIVDRDTLGSHFIITLKADHHLDRKHVVFGKLVEGQQVLRRIEDVGDDEGHPTVTVKIIYCGEYNEDGKKVNKSKVGKGKHKRSAKDRRKKRRYSSSESESSLDSDTESSETDSDSDSDTSSSTDTSSSSDDRRKKRKRSKKDKYKRDKKRDKRRDKRRKRLDKRSKRRSKRESGSESDSESDSSSDSESLDTLQKGLKRKDRSQKKAEVTSSPVVGKDVPTIHHKKEEAGMPEGKPKIIKENGERHTNGTGAAYRSERSEEMQPDVMDDHLGKYRSRSISPKRPTSRSMSISPGRSRSKSRSITPKRRMSKSPHVSRSPPRPSRMSLSRSPVRSIDRSPVRSIDRSPVRSIDRSSDRSIGRSPRRSIINRSPVRSRKGRNVSRSPVIARPLKSVSKSPVRSRRGKSSRASSRKTISRSPVRSSRKSISRSPIRLPSRSVSRSPVRVSRKSVSRSPIRSPARSLSRSPVRVSRKSVSRSPVRSRVRSLSRSPVRVSRKSVSRSPVRSRVRSLSRSSGRVPSKRSNSRSPVRAPSRSNRRSYSRSPSPVRRRTPRGGNLSRSASPDASPKRIRRGRGFSERYSYARRYRTPSRSPVRSNRYNGRIDRDRFSSYRRYSPRRFRSPPPRGRTPPRYRKRSRTLSVSPSPRHQGRRYSRSRSPILTRSPVRSTSPNRSRPSRVERHSSFSRSRSRSLPKSRSSVESPSPQKVSRDRRSKSSSKSPDGKKGLVSYGDGSPDSG; translated from the exons ATGGCAATTGTTGACCGTGACACACTCGGGTCTCATTTTATTATCACTTTGAAAGCTGATCATCATCTTGATAG GAAGCATGTAGTTTTTGGGAAGCTTGTTGAAGGGCAACAAGTATTGAGGAGAATTGAAGATGTGGGTGATGATGAAGGACATCCAACTGTCACTGTTAAAATTATTTATTGTGGTGAATATAACGAGG ATGGGAAGAAAGTAAACAAATCAAAAGTAGGAAAGGGAAAGCACAAAAGATCTGCAAAAGACAGAAGGAAAAAGAGAAGATACAGCTCTTCTGAATCGGAGAGTTCTTTGGATTCAGACACAGAATCTTCAGAAACTGACAGTGATTCTGACTCAGATACATCCTCATCAACTGATACAAGTTCCTCTAGTGATGATAGACGAAAAAAGAGGAAGAGATCTAAGAAAGACAAATATAAACGTGACAAAAAGAGAGATAAACGCCGTGACAAAAGGCGGAAAAGACTAGATAAGAGATCGAAGCGTAGATCAAAAAG GGAATCTGGCAGTGAATCAGACAGTGAGAGTGACAGTAGCTCTGACAGTGAAAGTCTTGATACTCTTCAGAAAGGGCTGAAGCGAAAAGATCGTTCTCAGAAGAAAG CTGAAGTTACGTCTTCCCCAGTGGTGGGGAAAGATGTACCTACCATTCATCATAAAAAGGAAGAGGCAGGTATGCCCGAGGGTAAACCAAAAATAATAAAGGAAAATGGAGAGCGGCATACCAATGGTACTGGAGCTGCGTATAGATCTGAGAGAAGTGAAGAGATGCAGCCTGATGTGATGGATGATCATTTGGGCAAATATAG GAGTCGAAGCATAAGTCCTAAGCGACCCACGAGTAGGAGCATGAGTATTAGTCCCGGGAGGAGTAGAAGCAAGAGCCGTAGTATTACTCCGAAAAGAAGAATGAGCAAAAGCCCACATGTTAGTAGAAGCCCTCCTCGCCCATCAAGGATGAGTTTGAGCAGGAGTCCTGTCAGGAGCATCGACAGGAGTCCTGTCAGGAGCATCGACAGGAGTCCTGTCAGGAGCATCGACAGGAGTTCTGATAGAAGCATTGGTAGGAGTCCAAGAAGAAGCATCATCAACAGGAGCCCAGTGAGAAGCAGAAAGGGGAGAAATGTTAGTAGAAGTCCTGTTATAGCTCGTCCTCTTAAAAGTGTCAGCAAGAGCCCTGTTAGATCCCGCCGGGGCAAGAGTTCTAGAGCATCATCAAGAAAAACAATCAGTAGAAGCCCTGTAAGATCGTCAAGAAAGAGCATAAGTCGCAGTCCAATTAGATTGCCTTCAAGAAGCGTAAGCAGAAGCCCTGTAAGAGTGTCAAGAAAGAGTGTAAGTCGTAGTCCAATTAGATCACCTGCAAGGAGCTTAAGCAGAAGCCCTGTAAGAGTGTCAAGAAAGAGTGTAAGTCGTAGTCCAGTTAGATCACGGGTAAGAAGCTTAAGCAGAAGCCCTGTGAGAGTGTCAAGAAAGAGTGTAAGTCGTAGTCCAGTTAGATCACGGGTAAGAAgcttaagcagaagctctggtAGGGTCCCTTCGAAGAGAAGCAACAGCAGAAGTCCTGTCAGAGCACCTAGTAGAAGCAATCGCCGCAGTTATTCTAGGAGTCCTAGCCCTGTACGTAGGAGGACACCTCGTGGGGGTAATTTGTCTAGGAGTGCTTCACCCGATGCTTCACCAAAGCGTATCAGAAGGGGAAGAGGTTTCAGCGAGCGATACTCCTATGCAAGAAGGTATAGAACACCTTCTCGGTCTCCGGTGAGGTCAAACCGGTACAATGGTAGAATTGATCGCGACAG ATTTTCAAGTTACAGAAGGTATTCTCCCAGGCGTTTCAGAAGCCCACCACCTCGTGGAAGAACTCCTCCAAG GTACCGAAAGAGGAGCAGAACGCTATCTGTGTCACCCAGTCCACGCCACCAAGGTCGGCGATATAGCAGAAGCCGCAGCCCAATTCTCACTCGCTCTCCAGTTCGGAGTACTTCCCCCAATCGATCACGCCCCTCTCGTGTAGAAAGGCATTCATCATTTTCTCGGAGCAGAAGCAGGAGTTTACCCAAGTCCAGGTCTTCTGTAGAATCACCATCTCCACAAAAAGTAAGTCGAGATAGAAGGTCAAAGTCATCATCCAAAAGCCCAGATGGAAAGAAAGGCTTGGTATCATATGGCGATGGTTCTCCTGACTCAGGCTAA
- the LOC127078850 gene encoding uncharacterized protein LOC127078850, with amino-acid sequence MSVSSWSSSSRVFDTIHECLILAKSDSHESQEKGLQTLAAITKVSPQNRTLVAQTDGAITTLATLTNASSSIIQTLSLLILFNLSLNPDLKQSLADMETIYHLNSLINSSSSSLRSLDSCKLASSLICSLAMFDKNKAKFGVAGTVQLLVKAIEDSLIDSADAHHFLSSLAELVQFHGNCTLAVRGGAVPVLLQVVKSTDNINEDLAGTSLTVLGLLVRFDEGLNVVKKTNEIISSMLSVLKGRSLLCKEGAVDILVRLFDESDECVREALMLSEFSSVLADISVRGSARVRDKAELLMRKIAKMSLETNMELVCSPYD; translated from the coding sequence ATGTCAGTATCATCATGGTCGTCGTCATCTCGTGTTTTCGACACCATACATGAATGTCTCATCCTTGCAAAATCAGATTCTCATGAATCTCAGGAGAAAGGTCTTCAAACATTGGCTGCCATCACCAAGGTAAGTCCCCAAAACAGAACCTTGGTAGCTCAAACAGATGGAGCAATCACAACCTTAGCCACACTCACAAATGCTTCCTCCTCTATTATCCAAACCCTTTCCTTGTTGATTCTCTTTAACCTTTCCCTCAACCCTGATTTAAAGCAATCTCTAGCAGATATGGAAACAATCTATCACCTCAATTCTCTCATAAACTCATCGTCATCATCTCTGCGATCCCTTGATTCATGCAAACTTGCCTCTTCATTGATTTGTAGCTTGGCCATGTTTGATAAAAACAAAGCCAAATTCGGAGTAGCAGGTACCGTTCAGCTGTTAGTGAAGGCTATTGAAGACTCTCTTATCGATTCCGCTGACGCTCATCATTTTCTAAGTTCTTTAGCTGAACTTGTTCAATTCCATGGAAACTGTACTCTAGCTGTTCGAGGCGGAGCAGTTCCGGTCCTGCTTCAAGTCGTAAAGAGCACTGATAATATCAACGAGGATTTGGCTGGAACGTCTCTTACCGTTCTCGGTCTCCTTGTGAGGTTTGATGAAGGGCTGAATGTAGTGAAGAAAACAAATGAGATAATAAGTTCAATGCTAAGTGTGTTGAAAGGAAGGTCCTTGTTGTGTAAGGAAGGTGCAGTTGATATTCTTGTTAGACTTTTTGATGAGagtgatgaatgtgttagagaagCTTTGATGTTATCAGAGTTTTCAAGTGTGTTGGCTGATATTTCTGTGAGGGGTTCGGCTAGAGTGAGAGATAAGGCTGAGTTGTTGATGAGGAAGATTGCAAAGATGAGTTTAGAGACTAACATGGAATTAGTTTGCTCACCATATGATTAA